In Priestia megaterium NBRC 15308 = ATCC 14581, the following proteins share a genomic window:
- a CDS encoding MerR family transcriptional regulator, whose translation MSDNIRRNTPLFPIGIVMQLTELSARQIRYYEEHELVAPVRTEGNRRLFSFNDVDKLLEIRDLIEQGVNLAGVKQLFHLQKEQKGHKQEEKVVAATAKPELTDDELRKMLRAELMQAGRFNRATLNQGDMSRFFH comes from the coding sequence ATGAGTGACAACATTCGAAGAAATACGCCACTTTTCCCAATTGGAATTGTGATGCAGTTAACTGAGTTGTCGGCTCGCCAAATTCGCTACTATGAAGAACATGAATTAGTTGCACCAGTAAGAACAGAGGGAAATCGACGATTATTCTCATTTAACGATGTTGATAAGCTACTTGAAATCCGTGATCTTATTGAACAAGGTGTGAACTTAGCAGGTGTAAAACAGCTGTTTCATCTTCAAAAGGAGCAAAAAGGGCATAAGCAAGAAGAAAAAGTTGTGGCAGCAACAGCAAAGCCAGAATTAACGGACGATGAATTGCGAAAAATGCTTCGTGCAGAACTTATGCAAGCAGGCCGTTTTAATCGAGCAACTTTAAATCAAGGAGATATGTCCAGGTTCTTTCATTAA